The sequence below is a genomic window from Nostoc flagelliforme CCNUN1.
CTTGATTGTTCAAAAATGAAATAGGAGTCCTATATCACTCTAGAAATTTACATTATTTGAATAGCATATTTGATTTTACAGCTTGTATCTATTCCCAAACAATGGGGACATACACTATTAGATAAATCCCGTTATTTATAATCCTATATATGTCAAAAAATCAGTTAGGTTCATTGGCTTGAGTAGATAATGTTATGTTGACTATTTTAGGCTTTTTATAGCTACTTTAATTAAATATATAAAATTTTGTATTGACATTCAACATTTATGACTAATAACCCATAGCTCTATCAACATTAATTTAGTTTAAACTTGCCTTATTAGTTAAAATGTGCAATTATATTTCTATATAAGACGGTAATTATATCAAAGCACTGTAGATTAAAAAACTTTCCAGCCAAATTTATAGTTGCTCCTTACAGAAGGTTAGCAGGAGAAGTTGCAAGATATGCAATTAATCGAAACTGAAGAATCTCAAAATTATCTTGATTTAGCTAAGTCTTTAGCAAAGGAATTTGCTCAAACTGCTGTAGAGCGCGATGCTCAAGGAGGAACACCAAAGGATGAACGCGATCGCTTGCGCCAAAGCAACTTGCTGAAACTGATAGTACCCAAAGAATACGGTGGTTTAGGGCAAAACTGGATTACCGTTATGCAAATTACCCGCGAGTTTGCCAAGGTTGATAGTTCCATTGCTCACGTTTTTTCTTACAGGGTAAGCGCATCTAATTTTGTAGCTCTTGATACAGACTAAAAGCTTAAAACTCTATCTGAATATCAGTTTTTCATTCAAAATAGGACAAATTGTCGTAAATGATTGAAAAAACATGGGTCAAATAGCTTTTTATGTTTTTTCACCACATAAATACGAAAATGTCAATCCCACCCCTTGGCTCAGTGTAGTAATTTTGAACTTATTTGTGCTTTGGTTGAACCCCAAAACCACCGTGTCAATAGGGTTTGAGATGCGCTAACCCTGTTTTTTCTTACCACCATCTAGGTGTAGTAATTCCGCAT
It includes:
- a CDS encoding acyl-CoA dehydrogenase family protein → MQLIETEESQNYLDLAKSLAKEFAQTAVERDAQGGTPKDERDRLRQSNLLKLIVPKEYGGLGQNWITVMQITREFAKVDSSIAHVFSYRVSASNFVALDTD